The DNA window ATCTGTGGAATTCAAGAATAGATTTGCAGGCTCCAGATGTTTTCTTCCATATTCTTAAACTAACTAAAGTGAGATTTTTGTCACATGCAGACTGTGTTTGCTACTGATTTGCATTCTCGTTACTTTTTACAACTTCCTAAGCCTGCTGGAGTAGACTTTCGTGCATCGTAAGTTACTTTATGTCTTGTACATATAATTTTCATCTTTCATAGTCTATTTTTCCTTATATCCATCTCCAGGGATGTTAGCTAAAACCCACTCCTCGTGTTACTTTCTTGGTTTTCCATATGCCGTATGGAAACTGCCCATGATAAAGTATGcaaatttatattttggttttcCTTAATAGAAGCTCCTATCTAGAATCTTCGGTCCTTGTATCTCTTGCATCCATGTTGTTCATTAGATTAATTTCTGAAGGCCGTTCGTTTACTGGTAGATACTATTACTCATGCAGAGCTGAACCTTTTCTCAACCAGAGATATGACCTAATTATCCTATCAATGTGCAGGTGTTTCTGCCACAAAAACACAATTGATATGGGCTACATTTGTTCGGTTTGTTTATCTATATTCTGCAAGCATCAGAAGAAATGTTCAACCTGCGGGTGAGTTGCAGCTTTGTCATTTATATAAACCTTTTACAATTCCATTGTCTATATGTAGAAGCTACTAATTTCCTTCGATGGCATTACTATCACTTCGTACTCATGTGTGCTAATTCATATAACCATCTGTCTAGTTCGGTGAACCATCAAAAGGGCTATATTTAGGCCATGTTTGCTCTCAGTTTATAGGGCAACTCAATAGATAAGTCATCTGCCTAATGCCCTAATACAAGAGGGGGAGATCTATGGCTGTATGATGTGTCTTAATATGATTCTCATTGATGATGCAGATCTGTGTTCGGTCAGGCCCAAACACAGAACTCCTCGACAACACCGGACAGGAAGATGAAGATGCCGGTTGACGGTTAGGTTCCCAGCTGCTTCGAGACTCGGTTTCTAGtgtatactactagtatttccATTGAGTTGTTGGCCTCAATGTTTTTTATGGTTATTGCTATCATAATCTACTGTAGCTTTGTTTAATATTTCTAATTTCCTAATAGATTCCCCGTAACCCTAAGTATAATCAATGCTAACCTTAGTAGCTTATGCCCCCACTGCACATTTTAAAAAGCAAAGTCATTGATGATTACTTGGATGTTTCACTTTTTTTTCAAGCTTGTCAAAAGTAATTATACTACCAGATTTGTAACTTCAGCTATTGAAATCAAGCATACCACTATATAGATCTTTGCCAAACAATCTGAAAAATTATCCTCACAAAATGTTTTTTAAATCTAGTAGTAACTATTTATTTTTCACAAAGTATTGATGTGTTCATGAAGTGACTGTAGATGAGCTCACTTGAAAATCTAACCTAAATAAGCTTAGTTGAACTTAAAAATGCATTATTGAATTGATATGgatgaaagttatttttttttaaatttaaatcacGTGAAACATTTAAGGGAAGATCCCAAGTATAGAATTTATCTTTCGTTCAAGAGGATTTAAGAAGCCAATAATACAAATATGAATGATGCTTTAAATCTGCATCAACTATACATTATTTTCATAAGGTTCGTTACAGTGATTTTAGGAATGTCGGCAAGTAAAGGAGGGAGCTTGAATTCTGAGAAGATACATACATGTGCACGCACTTACAGTTCTACAAGTATTTTTCTATGCAAGTTGTCAGCGTCGATTCTGGAACAGCACCGATGACTGCTTCCTTCTTCTCCCCGTTCTTGAAGATTATGACGGTGGGAATACTCCGGATCCCATACTGTGTTGCAATGCTTGAGCAATCATCGGTGTTGACCTTGAAGCATTTGAGCTTCCCAGCATAGTCCTTGGCCAGTTTGTCGATGACAGGGTGGATCATTCGGCATGGCCCACACCACGGTGCCCAGAATTCAACAAGAACAGGCAAGTCAGATTCGATCACAAGAGATTGCCAGTCCGGATCAGTAACAGCAGCCACTGCAGTTTCCAAGAAACCAATGATAAGCCATTACATAAGGTGGAAGATTTCCATTCTTTTTTGATAAATTCATATTCCTTTCCACAATATGCAACACAACTACAATGAATAATCTAACGAATCTTCACACTTCAATGAGTTTATCATTCAGTTAGAACAAGCCAATGGATACAAACAATACATgaaggtggtgttcggtttcctagataaaatagtgtcaagatataatctaggatagAGTTgcgagattattttagtcacaGGGGGTTAGCTaagactaattatcccatgattatccatctaggattgagttgtggaattgaatctcatgaaccaaacacactacatatttaatcccggGATACAATCTTATAAACCGAACACCCCCGAAGTGCATAACAAAGTTATCTTCATCACTAGGATTTATCAAATCCTACCTCTTTAAATTGAATA is part of the Salvia splendens isolate huo1 chromosome 6, SspV2, whole genome shotgun sequence genome and encodes:
- the LOC121808656 gene encoding thioredoxin-like, whose amino-acid sequence is MAGVLETLIIPCASALPSASVRFPQLRGLKMLPTRSSLNLRTTHKFAPPRSRIVCEAQDTAVGVAAVTDPDWQSLVIESDLPVLVEFWAPWCGPCRMIHPVIDKLAKDYAGKLKCFKVNTDDCSSIATQYGIRSIPTVIIFKNGEKKEAVIGAVPESTLTTCIEKYL